The following coding sequences lie in one Hoplias malabaricus isolate fHopMal1 chromosome 14, fHopMal1.hap1, whole genome shotgun sequence genomic window:
- the LOC136665594 gene encoding glycosyltransferase family 92 protein C33H5.2-like, which produces MQGTTQNDENRITEFQRSITPIQHTNHCMVSAFIDHRFNKVIRVISIMKRDSLQPLYCICCTDDVCQTAEAEVQIHSDHFGFAFGASDVLCKVEDIQNATHIAISTTANLSDIDHMDFLPIKNKVEHETFRFNFTLCVSSLFGAYNNVLQFAQSMEMYKLLGVQHVVIYNTSCGPDLEKLLQHYRREGILEVVPWPIDQFLTPSAGWDSKIHSGELQYYGQLVTLNECIYRNMYQSRYVLLHDTDEIIMPKKQANLPLLMQSLQSKHKNVGVFIVENQIFPKTLFEETGHFKRPEWKNIPGVNILEHIYKEPDTTEIFNPAKMIVDPRSVVQTSVHSPLQTLKDVYRVPVDVCYVVHVRNPIQEGLTKDQMRVDIRVWNFEKELVANVDRALESSGFLIN; this is translated from the coding sequence ATGCAAGGGACCACTcaaaatgatgaaaacagaATCACAGAATTCCAGAGATCCATAACTCCCATTCAGCACACAAATCATTGTATGGTGTCTGCTTTCATCGATCACAGATTCAATAAGGTCATACGAGTTATCAGCATAATGAAACGAGACAGTCTGCAACCTCTTTATTGCATCTGTTGCACTGATGATGTCTGCCAAACTGCTGAAGCTGAAGTTCAGATTCACAGTGATCATTTTGGATTTGCTTTTGGGGCCTCAGATGTACTGTGTAAGGTAGAAGACATTCAAAATGCAACACATATAGCTATTTCAACAACAGCAAACCTCTCAGACATTGACCATATGGATTTCCTGCCGATAAAGAACAAAGTGGAACATGAAACATTTCGGTTCAACttcactctctgtgtctccagCCTTTTTGGGGCCTACAATAATGTTCTGCAATTTGCCCAAAGCATGGAGATGTACAAGCTTCTAGGTGTACAACATGTAGTGATCTACAACACCAGCTGTGGTCCTGACCTGGAGAAGCTTTTACAGCACTACAGGAGAGAGGGTATTCTAGAAGTTGTCCCATGGCCTATTGACCAGTTCCTTACCCCATCAGCAGGATGGGACTCAAAAATACACTCAGGGGAGCTTCAGTACTATGGCCAACTGGTAACACTCAATGAATGCATCTATAGAAATATGTATCAGTCCAGATATGTTCTCCTGCATGACACTGATGAGATCATTATGCCTAAAAAACAGGCAAACCTTCCATTACTGATGCAGAGTCTCCaatcaaaacacaaaaatgtggGCGTGTTCATTGTTGAGAATCAGATTTTCCCCAAGACATTGTTTGAGGAAACTGGACATTTCAAAAGGCCTGAATGGAAAAATATTCCTGGTGTTAATATTTTGGAGCACATTTACAAAGAACCTGACACAACTGAGATCTTCAACCCTGCAAAGATGATTGTCGACCCAAGGAGTGTGGTGCAAACGTCAGTGCATAGCCCACTTCAAACACTGAAAGATGTGTATAGGGTCCCTGTCGATGTATGTTACGTTGTTCATGTTAGAAATCCTATACAGGAGGGTCTTACAAAAGACCAGATGCGTGTTGACATAAGGGTGTGGAACTTTGAAAAAGAATTGGTGGCAAATGTTGATCGGGCACTGGAATCTTCAGGTTTTCTGATAAATTAA